A window of the Thermodesulfovibrionia bacterium genome harbors these coding sequences:
- a CDS encoding TPM domain-containing protein, whose protein sequence is MRPLFKSFLILLSVLFCFSPMTVRAEVNIPDAPANYVVDLAGIIDDNAETSLNMFLKELEQKTTAQMVVLTINSLEGASLEDFSLNIAHNKWKLGQKDKDNGVLFLIALQDRKYRIEVGYGLEGVLPDSLVGSVGREYLVPYFKKGDYSTGILTAALAVISEISRDAKVEITGMPSIQSPVANRSGRTGKPSLINLIFLIIFFCFMIYMFIKHPRMMMLFIMMSMMGGGRRSGGGFGGGGGFGGGGGGGFGGGGASGGW, encoded by the coding sequence ATGCGGCCATTGTTTAAGTCTTTCTTAATACTTCTATCCGTCCTGTTCTGTTTCTCTCCGATGACTGTACGGGCAGAAGTGAATATCCCTGACGCCCCTGCAAATTATGTGGTGGATCTCGCAGGCATCATTGATGATAACGCAGAGACGAGCCTTAACATGTTTCTCAAGGAGCTTGAGCAAAAGACCACAGCCCAGATGGTAGTGCTTACTATCAACAGCCTTGAGGGGGCGTCGCTTGAGGATTTCTCTCTGAATATAGCGCATAACAAATGGAAGCTCGGGCAGAAGGATAAAGATAATGGGGTGCTGTTTCTCATAGCGCTTCAGGACAGGAAATACCGGATAGAGGTCGGCTACGGCCTTGAGGGTGTTCTTCCTGACAGCCTTGTCGGCTCTGTCGGAAGAGAGTACCTGGTGCCTTACTTTAAGAAAGGCGATTATTCAACAGGAATACTTACGGCGGCACTTGCGGTGATCAGCGAAATATCCAGAGATGCAAAAGTTGAGATCACAGGTATGCCGAGCATACAGTCACCTGTGGCTAACAGAAGCGGAAGAACAGGCAAGCCTTCACTCATAAACCTTATCTTCTTAATAATCTTTTTCTGTTTCATGATATATATGTTCATAAAACATCCACGCATGATGATGCTTTTTATTATGATGAGCATGATGGGCGGTGGAAGAAGAAGCGGAGGCGGTTTCGGCGGAGGAGGCGGCTTTGGCGGCGGAGGTGGTGGAGGTTTCGGCGGAGGCGGAGCATCAGGTGGATGGTAA
- a CDS encoding MFS transporter: MIFSPFASLCTVGFFARFSYALARSPVLPLFALYLGAGPEAIGFVVGISTVTGIFFKLPSGALSDVIGRRKTMLIGILVFAVMPFAYLFVTDYSLLVLVRFVHGLATAIYGPVSMAVVADTAGTRKGEMLSWFSSVTIIGNLLGAPVGGFILHSTAGASGPAIADFHMAYLVSGFAGMMSLILALRLLTEKEAVEKGKGLKESFSRFTSGIKEVISDKRVVLTSNMEGLQNLTVGALEAFLPIYAVTVAGLNEFQAGLLWGIQVLVTILSKPIMGRTSDRYGRKPLIVAGMILCAISFGSIPMLKSFYPLMLAAIVFGFGEAFVTSSSAAFIADICKEKHFGTAMGVFGTLFDIGHAAGPILAGILIARLDYLYSFWIMSALLVMSIPVFIMNVKEDRP, from the coding sequence ATGATTTTTTCACCATTTGCATCTCTCTGCACCGTGGGTTTTTTTGCAAGGTTCTCCTATGCGCTTGCAAGAAGCCCTGTGCTCCCGCTCTTTGCGCTTTATCTCGGCGCGGGGCCTGAGGCTATCGGTTTTGTTGTCGGCATATCAACTGTGACAGGGATCTTTTTCAAGCTGCCTTCCGGCGCGTTGTCTGATGTGATAGGAAGAAGAAAGACGATGCTTATCGGCATTCTCGTCTTTGCCGTTATGCCGTTTGCCTATCTTTTCGTGACGGATTATTCTCTCTTGGTTTTGGTAAGGTTTGTTCACGGCCTCGCAACTGCGATATACGGGCCTGTATCAATGGCGGTTGTCGCGGACACGGCAGGCACAAGAAAAGGAGAGATGCTTTCATGGTTCTCTTCTGTAACTATCATAGGGAACCTTCTTGGCGCGCCTGTCGGGGGATTTATACTTCACAGCACAGCAGGTGCTTCAGGGCCTGCGATCGCCGATTTTCACATGGCCTACCTGGTAAGTGGTTTTGCCGGAATGATGTCTCTCATCCTTGCGCTGAGATTGCTAACCGAAAAAGAGGCTGTTGAAAAAGGGAAAGGTTTAAAGGAATCATTCAGTAGGTTTACATCCGGCATCAAAGAGGTGATAAGCGATAAAAGGGTTGTGCTCACATCAAATATGGAAGGCTTGCAGAATCTGACTGTCGGCGCACTGGAGGCTTTCCTGCCGATCTACGCTGTGACGGTTGCAGGGCTCAATGAATTTCAGGCTGGCCTGCTCTGGGGAATACAGGTGCTTGTCACGATCCTGTCCAAACCCATTATGGGAAGGACATCTGACAGATACGGCAGAAAACCGCTGATAGTTGCAGGTATGATATTATGTGCAATATCTTTCGGGTCGATCCCAATGCTGAAAAGTTTTTATCCCCTCATGCTTGCCGCAATAGTGTTTGGTTTTGGAGAGGCGTTTGTTACATCATCATCAGCCGCGTTTATCGCTGATATATGCAAGGAAAAACATTTTGGAACTGCGATGGGCGTATTCGGGACATTGTTTGACATCGGCCATGCAGCCGGGCCGATCCTCGCGGGTATTCTCATAGCAAGGCTCGATTACCTTTATTCATTCTGGATAATGTCTGCCTTGCTTGTAATGTCGATCCCTGTATTTATCATGAACGTGAAGGAGGATAGGCCTTGA